The DNA sequence TTCGCCGGTATGACGGGCCCACTGACGGGATTTCTTGTGCAAAGGCTCGCGGGGTTGCGTATCGCGGGAACCCGTACGCGGCCGAGAACGGATCGCTCATTGTCGCAGCGCTCACTCTCCCTTGAACGTGTAAGGTTCGCCCTTGAGATAGGCGCGCATGGCACCGCGGGCGTCGACGGAATTCATGGTCTTGGCGAACTCCGCGCGTTCGATGGCGAGACCCGATTCGAGATCGGTGTCGAGGCCGGCGTGAATGGCGCGCTTAGCGGCGGCCAGAGCGATCGGCGCGCGCCCTGCCAGTTCGCGGGCGAAGGAAGCGGCCGATGCGCGGAAGCCATCGACTGGGAAGAGCCGGTGAACGAGGCCGAGCGTCAGCGCCTCTTGCGGCTCGACGACTCGCCCGTGCAGAATGAGGTCGAGCGCCTTCGCTTTGCCGAGCAGCCGCGCCAGTCGCTGCGTTCCGCCGGCGCCGGGGATGATGCCGACGCTGGTTTCCGGCAACCCGATGCGATACGGCCCGTCGGCCATCACGCGGAAATCGCAGGCCAGACTCAGCTCGCAGCCGCCGCCCATCGCCGTGCCATTGAGCGCGGCGATGGTGACTTTCGGA is a window from the Deltaproteobacteria bacterium genome containing:
- a CDS encoding enoyl-CoA hydratase/isomerase family protein, which codes for MAFQYLQVERDGSVVQCTFVNPPMNFMNGRMVAELDVLAREVAASKDDRVLMFTGGVDGIFITHYDVSELSRAADSGASGGYDGGRETEGQSAIDFIHTVFNRIQSLPKVTIAALNGTAMGGGCELSLACDFRVMADGPYRIGLPETSVGIIPGAGGTQRLARLLGKAKALDLILHGRVVEPQEALTLGLVHRLFPVDGFRASAASFARELAGRAPIALAAAKRAIHAGLDTDLESGLAIERAEFAKTMNSVDARGAMRAYLKGEPYTFKGE